The Hevea brasiliensis isolate MT/VB/25A 57/8 chromosome 1, ASM3005281v1, whole genome shotgun sequence genome has a window encoding:
- the LOC110661363 gene encoding uncharacterized mitochondrial protein AtMg00810-like — translation MDVKNAFLNGDLEKEVFMKLPPGFERDEEPVITGDDTQEINKKLKRCLQAEFQVKDLGKLQYFLGMEIARSKHVDMKMYQQLVGKLIYLSLTRLDIAYSVSVVSQFMHSPTKRHLEALNQILMYLKGTTGKGLFFKKNERRDVEGFADSDWAGSTDTKSTTGYCTKIWGNVVTWRSKKQTVVARSSAEAE, via the exons ATGGACGTCAAGAATGCCTTTCTTAATGGTGATCTGGAGAAAGAAGTTTTCATGAAATTACCTCCTGGATTTGAAAGAGATGAAGAACCAG TAATAACTGGAGATGATACTCAAGAGATTAATAAAAAGCTCAAGAGATGCCTACAAGCTGAATTTCAGGTTAAAGATCTTGGGAAGCTACAATACttccttggaatggaaattgcgAGGAGTAAACATG TGGACATGAAGATGTATCAACAATTGGTAGGGAAGCTAATATATTTGTCACTTACAAGACTGGATATAGCTTATAGTGTAAGTGTTGTGAGTCAATTTATGCACTCTCCTACAAAGAGACACCTTGAAGCACTAAATCAAATTCTGATGTATCTAAAAGGAACAACAGGAAAAGGTCTGTTTTTTAAGAAGAATGAACGAAGAGATGTTGAAGGATTTGCAGATTCAGATTGGGCAGGTTCAACTGACACAAAGTCTACTACTGGGTATTGTACTAAAATATGGGGAAATGTAGTGACATGGAGGAGCAAAAAGCAAACTGTGGTGGCAAGAAGCAGTGCAGAAGCAGAATAG